From Rhinoraja longicauda isolate Sanriku21f chromosome 24, sRhiLon1.1, whole genome shotgun sequence, one genomic window encodes:
- the tmem167b gene encoding protein kish-B, translating into MTNVYSFDGLLVFGLLFICTCAYLKKVPRLNKWLLSEKKGVWGVFYKAAVIGTRLHVPVAFSCLVTGVYILFIK; encoded by the exons ATGACCAACG TATATTCTTTCGATGGGCTCCTGGTCTTTGGCTTGCTTTTTATATGCACTTGTGCATACTTAAAGAAAGTTCCACGGCTGAATAAATGGTTACTTTCTGAAAAGAAAGGGGTATGGGGTGTATTTTACAAAG CTGCAGTAATAGGAACAAGGCTTCATGTACCTGTTGCATTCTCTTGCCTTGTCACGGGGGTTTACATTTTGTTTATTAAATGA